One Erpetoichthys calabaricus chromosome 9, fErpCal1.3, whole genome shotgun sequence genomic region harbors:
- the LOC114657992 gene encoding pleckstrin homology domain-containing family G member 6-like isoform X2, protein MKAPEISGRDKTKKVPEYATISKAMSLASKYNRTALRSGLFNQGSTDKDPGRLQQLHNKLSSYSMLGMPKLSANLSTAWEVRRNDDTNVKLEPSWKDIVHGHENMSRKQSHLQEAMWELIYTEAAYLKKLRIVTDLFINGILNLHTCEILTEVQPHRLFSNLPEIIRAHRAFWEQIILPVLLEARQSRKPFDPRCLQPGFMTFSDRFSPYIQYCAAQEKCMEYARQEMEQNELFRIYVAWVETHKQCNRMRLSDMLARPHQRITKYPLLLKSILKRVEETETRDALQTMINKVEEFLHHINSKMQLHEEHQKLAAVAQRIDSYDVVETIGEEVDKHLREFSTLDLTAPMQAVGSQHVRQLLLEGYLKIREGKDSKTEMCTFLFSDLILFTKHQKKTDTAKVTRPPLMIDQVVCRQMKDPASFLLIYLNDFCCAVAAYVIQAQDSKICKQWIEAIHNAQRELIKMKGEESRRKEAEQRLVVKEQEAQARDSEESISLYRQVHKSSESTSQQGRSDSLIIPQLLVTNNDEEQLAVKNGNTVIRNQSDDADEPGSAETEPGAFPRIVNHRIRRQKPLKRPNRKMALLSSSEASTELPSTTGTSQQDILTIANSDHSNPSLLCPQLNSRTLHALSTSNPDLPSSGTYLSMPDRMLRTQKWLSSSGLGHSSSDLFLRTQQQNTISGSQEAMLSIPDFSLGQKSLSASELESKLNSYPRTKSLADTLLRAEAMEKDWESRHGSEKDFSFSIAMSASDKGWSEDEFFSDGEELEFVKGHAHSGTAFKAQSMDVGLEDNEEDEAPFDAEELAHIEKLHSRIREQCSPVFLDSTDTPWNEYRSSDHLESDNMVFQYVSQADDDDEEGEDNILGGREGVQRRLTISELHRIRGIDASEDTFTL, encoded by the exons ATTTCAGGAAGGGATAAGACAAAGAAGGTCCCAGAATATGCCACAATTTCCAAAGCAATGTCTCTTGCTTCCAAATACAACCGCACAGCCCTGCGGAGTGGCCTGTTTAACCAAGGATCAACTGATAAG GATCCGGGTCGTCTTCAACAGCTTCATAACAAGCTGAGTTCTTACAGCATGCTTGGAATGCCGAAACTATCTGCAAATCTAAGCACCGCATGGGAAGTGCGGAGGAATGATGATACCAATGTAAAGCTGGAACCTTCTTGGAAAGACATTGTGCACGGTCACGAG AATATGAGCCGCAAACAGTCCCATTTACAGGAAGCAATGTGGGAATTAATCTACACAGAAGCAGCTTACCTCAAGAAGCTACGTATTGTCACAGAT ctttttattaATGGGATTCTAAACCTCCATACATGTGAAATTTTGACAGAG GTTCAACCACATAGACTCTTCAGCAATCTCCCGGAGATCATTCGTGCTCACAGAGCCTTCTGGGAGCAAATCATTTTGCCAGTACTGCTTGAAGCAAGGCAGAGCCGAAAGCCTTTTGACCCCCGATGTCTACAGCCTGGCTTCATGACA ttctCTGATAGGTTTTCCCCCTATATTCAATACTGTGCTGCACAAGAGAAATGCATGGAATACGCAAGGCAAGAAATGGAGCAGAATGAGCTGTTTCGGATTTATGTGGCA TGGGTGGAAACACACAAACAGTGCAATCGAATGCGCCTGAGTGACATGCTTGCCCGCCCACACCAGCGCATCACCAAATATCCACTGCTGCTAAAGTCCATTTTAAAGAGGGTGGAAGAAACCGAGACCAGGGATGCCTTACAAACCATG ATCAATAAAGTTGAGGAATTCTTGCATCACATCAACTCCAAGATGCAGCTCCACGAAGAGCACCAGAAATTGGCTGCTGTGGCACAGAGAATTGACAGCTACGATGTAGTGGAAACCATtggggaggaggtggacaag CACCTCAGAGAGTTCAGCACACTGGACCTGACAGCACCAATGCAAGCAGTGGGATCACAGCATGTTCGGCAACTGCTTCTGGAGGGATACCTGAAGATTCGGGAGGGCAAGGATAGCAAG ACAGAGATGTGCACTTTCCTGTTCTCTGACCTTATACTCTTTACCAAACATCAGAAGAAGACTGATACAGCCAAGGTAACAAGGCCGCCCTTAATGATTGATCAAGTTGTATGTCGCCAAATGAAAGACCCAG CGAGCTTTCTTCTTATTTACCTCAATGATTTTTGCTGCGCTGTTGCTGCCTATGTAATTCAAGCACAAGATTCAAAAATCTGCAAACAGTGGATTGAAGCTATTCACAATGCACAG AGGGAATTGATCAAGATGAAAGGGGAAGAATCTCGCCGGAAAGAGGCAGAGCAGCGTTTGGTTGTAAAGGAGCAGGAGGCTCAAGCAAGAGACTCTGAAGAAAGCATTTCTCTATATAGACAAGTCCACAAATCATCTGAGAG CACAAGTCAACAAGGAAGAAGCGACAGCCTCATCATCCCACAGCTCCTGGTTACAAATAATGATGAGGAACAACTGGCAGTGAAGAATGGAAACACTGTAATCCGCAACCAATCAGATGATGCAGATGAACCTGGGTCAGCAGAAACAGAACCGGGAGCTTTCCCTCGAATAGTAAATCACCGTATTCGCCGTCAAAAACCTTTGAAAAGACCTAATAGAAAGATGGCTCTTCTAAGTAGCAGTGAAGCTTCAACTGAGTTGCCAAGTACCACAGGTACCTCTCAGCAGGATATTCTCACAATTGCAAATTCTGACCATTCTAATCCTTCATTATTATGTCCTCAGTTGAATTCAAGGACTTTACATGCATTGTCTACCTCTAATCCTGACCTGCCATCATCTGGAACTTACCTTTCAATGCCTGATAGGATGCTGAGGACACAAAAGTGGTTGTCCAGCTCTGGTCTAGGCCATTCATCTTCAGACTTATTTTTAAGGACTCAGCAGCAAAACACCATTTCAGGTTCTCAAGAGGCAATGCTTTCAATTCCTGATTTTTCCCTCGGACAAAAATCTTTGTCTGCTTCAGAGCTGGAGAGCAAACTTAATTCTTACCCACGCACTAAGTCTTTAGCAGACACACTGCTTAGAGCTGAGGCCATGGAGAAAGACTGGGAAAGCCGGCATGGCTCAGAAAAGGACTTTTCATTCAGCATAGCTATGTCAGCCTCAGACAAAGGATGGAGTGAGGATGAATTTTTCTCAGATGGGGAAGAACTTGAATTTGTCAAAGGTCATGCCCATTCTGGCACAGCTTTCAAAGCACAATCCATGGATGTTGGGCTAGAAGATAACGAGGAAGATGAAGCACCATTTGATGCTGAAGAGTTGGCACACATAGAGAAACTGCATAGTCGTATAAG
- the LOC114657992 gene encoding pleckstrin homology domain-containing family G member 6-like isoform X1, whose product MLEFSRPWKGVTKPVNQPNRSWDHSMLGNRPSSLLSSEISKEHWAGASGDGVTLKAYREFPAVQRQLSNQGTSLLSKLEENKGKWFTISNNQISGRDKTKKVPEYATISKAMSLASKYNRTALRSGLFNQGSTDKDPGRLQQLHNKLSSYSMLGMPKLSANLSTAWEVRRNDDTNVKLEPSWKDIVHGHENMSRKQSHLQEAMWELIYTEAAYLKKLRIVTDLFINGILNLHTCEILTEVQPHRLFSNLPEIIRAHRAFWEQIILPVLLEARQSRKPFDPRCLQPGFMTFSDRFSPYIQYCAAQEKCMEYARQEMEQNELFRIYVAWVETHKQCNRMRLSDMLARPHQRITKYPLLLKSILKRVEETETRDALQTMINKVEEFLHHINSKMQLHEEHQKLAAVAQRIDSYDVVETIGEEVDKHLREFSTLDLTAPMQAVGSQHVRQLLLEGYLKIREGKDSKTEMCTFLFSDLILFTKHQKKTDTAKVTRPPLMIDQVVCRQMKDPASFLLIYLNDFCCAVAAYVIQAQDSKICKQWIEAIHNAQRELIKMKGEESRRKEAEQRLVVKEQEAQARDSEESISLYRQVHKSSESTSQQGRSDSLIIPQLLVTNNDEEQLAVKNGNTVIRNQSDDADEPGSAETEPGAFPRIVNHRIRRQKPLKRPNRKMALLSSSEASTELPSTTGTSQQDILTIANSDHSNPSLLCPQLNSRTLHALSTSNPDLPSSGTYLSMPDRMLRTQKWLSSSGLGHSSSDLFLRTQQQNTISGSQEAMLSIPDFSLGQKSLSASELESKLNSYPRTKSLADTLLRAEAMEKDWESRHGSEKDFSFSIAMSASDKGWSEDEFFSDGEELEFVKGHAHSGTAFKAQSMDVGLEDNEEDEAPFDAEELAHIEKLHSRIREQCSPVFLDSTDTPWNEYRSSDHLESDNMVFQYVSQADDDDEEGEDNILGGREGVQRRLTISELHRIRGIDASEDTFTL is encoded by the exons ATGCTGGAATTTTCACGACCGTGGAAAGGAGTGACAAAACCAGTCAACCAGCCCAACAGGAGCTGGGACCACAGCATGCTGGGTAACAGGCCATCAAGTCTGCTTTCCAGTGAGATAAGCAAAGAGCACTGGGCTGGAGCATCAGGTGATGGAGTTACACTCAAGGCTTACAGAGAGTTCCCTGCTGTACAAAGACAACTGAGCAACCAGGGGACATCTCTGCTTTCAAAGCTGGAGGAAAATAAAGGGAAATGGTTCACTATTTCCAACAATCAG ATTTCAGGAAGGGATAAGACAAAGAAGGTCCCAGAATATGCCACAATTTCCAAAGCAATGTCTCTTGCTTCCAAATACAACCGCACAGCCCTGCGGAGTGGCCTGTTTAACCAAGGATCAACTGATAAG GATCCGGGTCGTCTTCAACAGCTTCATAACAAGCTGAGTTCTTACAGCATGCTTGGAATGCCGAAACTATCTGCAAATCTAAGCACCGCATGGGAAGTGCGGAGGAATGATGATACCAATGTAAAGCTGGAACCTTCTTGGAAAGACATTGTGCACGGTCACGAG AATATGAGCCGCAAACAGTCCCATTTACAGGAAGCAATGTGGGAATTAATCTACACAGAAGCAGCTTACCTCAAGAAGCTACGTATTGTCACAGAT ctttttattaATGGGATTCTAAACCTCCATACATGTGAAATTTTGACAGAG GTTCAACCACATAGACTCTTCAGCAATCTCCCGGAGATCATTCGTGCTCACAGAGCCTTCTGGGAGCAAATCATTTTGCCAGTACTGCTTGAAGCAAGGCAGAGCCGAAAGCCTTTTGACCCCCGATGTCTACAGCCTGGCTTCATGACA ttctCTGATAGGTTTTCCCCCTATATTCAATACTGTGCTGCACAAGAGAAATGCATGGAATACGCAAGGCAAGAAATGGAGCAGAATGAGCTGTTTCGGATTTATGTGGCA TGGGTGGAAACACACAAACAGTGCAATCGAATGCGCCTGAGTGACATGCTTGCCCGCCCACACCAGCGCATCACCAAATATCCACTGCTGCTAAAGTCCATTTTAAAGAGGGTGGAAGAAACCGAGACCAGGGATGCCTTACAAACCATG ATCAATAAAGTTGAGGAATTCTTGCATCACATCAACTCCAAGATGCAGCTCCACGAAGAGCACCAGAAATTGGCTGCTGTGGCACAGAGAATTGACAGCTACGATGTAGTGGAAACCATtggggaggaggtggacaag CACCTCAGAGAGTTCAGCACACTGGACCTGACAGCACCAATGCAAGCAGTGGGATCACAGCATGTTCGGCAACTGCTTCTGGAGGGATACCTGAAGATTCGGGAGGGCAAGGATAGCAAG ACAGAGATGTGCACTTTCCTGTTCTCTGACCTTATACTCTTTACCAAACATCAGAAGAAGACTGATACAGCCAAGGTAACAAGGCCGCCCTTAATGATTGATCAAGTTGTATGTCGCCAAATGAAAGACCCAG CGAGCTTTCTTCTTATTTACCTCAATGATTTTTGCTGCGCTGTTGCTGCCTATGTAATTCAAGCACAAGATTCAAAAATCTGCAAACAGTGGATTGAAGCTATTCACAATGCACAG AGGGAATTGATCAAGATGAAAGGGGAAGAATCTCGCCGGAAAGAGGCAGAGCAGCGTTTGGTTGTAAAGGAGCAGGAGGCTCAAGCAAGAGACTCTGAAGAAAGCATTTCTCTATATAGACAAGTCCACAAATCATCTGAGAG CACAAGTCAACAAGGAAGAAGCGACAGCCTCATCATCCCACAGCTCCTGGTTACAAATAATGATGAGGAACAACTGGCAGTGAAGAATGGAAACACTGTAATCCGCAACCAATCAGATGATGCAGATGAACCTGGGTCAGCAGAAACAGAACCGGGAGCTTTCCCTCGAATAGTAAATCACCGTATTCGCCGTCAAAAACCTTTGAAAAGACCTAATAGAAAGATGGCTCTTCTAAGTAGCAGTGAAGCTTCAACTGAGTTGCCAAGTACCACAGGTACCTCTCAGCAGGATATTCTCACAATTGCAAATTCTGACCATTCTAATCCTTCATTATTATGTCCTCAGTTGAATTCAAGGACTTTACATGCATTGTCTACCTCTAATCCTGACCTGCCATCATCTGGAACTTACCTTTCAATGCCTGATAGGATGCTGAGGACACAAAAGTGGTTGTCCAGCTCTGGTCTAGGCCATTCATCTTCAGACTTATTTTTAAGGACTCAGCAGCAAAACACCATTTCAGGTTCTCAAGAGGCAATGCTTTCAATTCCTGATTTTTCCCTCGGACAAAAATCTTTGTCTGCTTCAGAGCTGGAGAGCAAACTTAATTCTTACCCACGCACTAAGTCTTTAGCAGACACACTGCTTAGAGCTGAGGCCATGGAGAAAGACTGGGAAAGCCGGCATGGCTCAGAAAAGGACTTTTCATTCAGCATAGCTATGTCAGCCTCAGACAAAGGATGGAGTGAGGATGAATTTTTCTCAGATGGGGAAGAACTTGAATTTGTCAAAGGTCATGCCCATTCTGGCACAGCTTTCAAAGCACAATCCATGGATGTTGGGCTAGAAGATAACGAGGAAGATGAAGCACCATTTGATGCTGAAGAGTTGGCACACATAGAGAAACTGCATAGTCGTATAAG
- the LOC114657992 gene encoding pleckstrin homology domain-containing family G member 6-like isoform X3 — MSLASKYNRTALRSGLFNQGSTDKDPGRLQQLHNKLSSYSMLGMPKLSANLSTAWEVRRNDDTNVKLEPSWKDIVHGHENMSRKQSHLQEAMWELIYTEAAYLKKLRIVTDLFINGILNLHTCEILTEVQPHRLFSNLPEIIRAHRAFWEQIILPVLLEARQSRKPFDPRCLQPGFMTFSDRFSPYIQYCAAQEKCMEYARQEMEQNELFRIYVAWVETHKQCNRMRLSDMLARPHQRITKYPLLLKSILKRVEETETRDALQTMINKVEEFLHHINSKMQLHEEHQKLAAVAQRIDSYDVVETIGEEVDKHLREFSTLDLTAPMQAVGSQHVRQLLLEGYLKIREGKDSKTEMCTFLFSDLILFTKHQKKTDTAKVTRPPLMIDQVVCRQMKDPASFLLIYLNDFCCAVAAYVIQAQDSKICKQWIEAIHNAQRELIKMKGEESRRKEAEQRLVVKEQEAQARDSEESISLYRQVHKSSESTSQQGRSDSLIIPQLLVTNNDEEQLAVKNGNTVIRNQSDDADEPGSAETEPGAFPRIVNHRIRRQKPLKRPNRKMALLSSSEASTELPSTTGTSQQDILTIANSDHSNPSLLCPQLNSRTLHALSTSNPDLPSSGTYLSMPDRMLRTQKWLSSSGLGHSSSDLFLRTQQQNTISGSQEAMLSIPDFSLGQKSLSASELESKLNSYPRTKSLADTLLRAEAMEKDWESRHGSEKDFSFSIAMSASDKGWSEDEFFSDGEELEFVKGHAHSGTAFKAQSMDVGLEDNEEDEAPFDAEELAHIEKLHSRIREQCSPVFLDSTDTPWNEYRSSDHLESDNMVFQYVSQADDDDEEGEDNILGGREGVQRRLTISELHRIRGIDASEDTFTL, encoded by the exons ATGTCTCTTGCTTCCAAATACAACCGCACAGCCCTGCGGAGTGGCCTGTTTAACCAAGGATCAACTGATAAG GATCCGGGTCGTCTTCAACAGCTTCATAACAAGCTGAGTTCTTACAGCATGCTTGGAATGCCGAAACTATCTGCAAATCTAAGCACCGCATGGGAAGTGCGGAGGAATGATGATACCAATGTAAAGCTGGAACCTTCTTGGAAAGACATTGTGCACGGTCACGAG AATATGAGCCGCAAACAGTCCCATTTACAGGAAGCAATGTGGGAATTAATCTACACAGAAGCAGCTTACCTCAAGAAGCTACGTATTGTCACAGAT ctttttattaATGGGATTCTAAACCTCCATACATGTGAAATTTTGACAGAG GTTCAACCACATAGACTCTTCAGCAATCTCCCGGAGATCATTCGTGCTCACAGAGCCTTCTGGGAGCAAATCATTTTGCCAGTACTGCTTGAAGCAAGGCAGAGCCGAAAGCCTTTTGACCCCCGATGTCTACAGCCTGGCTTCATGACA ttctCTGATAGGTTTTCCCCCTATATTCAATACTGTGCTGCACAAGAGAAATGCATGGAATACGCAAGGCAAGAAATGGAGCAGAATGAGCTGTTTCGGATTTATGTGGCA TGGGTGGAAACACACAAACAGTGCAATCGAATGCGCCTGAGTGACATGCTTGCCCGCCCACACCAGCGCATCACCAAATATCCACTGCTGCTAAAGTCCATTTTAAAGAGGGTGGAAGAAACCGAGACCAGGGATGCCTTACAAACCATG ATCAATAAAGTTGAGGAATTCTTGCATCACATCAACTCCAAGATGCAGCTCCACGAAGAGCACCAGAAATTGGCTGCTGTGGCACAGAGAATTGACAGCTACGATGTAGTGGAAACCATtggggaggaggtggacaag CACCTCAGAGAGTTCAGCACACTGGACCTGACAGCACCAATGCAAGCAGTGGGATCACAGCATGTTCGGCAACTGCTTCTGGAGGGATACCTGAAGATTCGGGAGGGCAAGGATAGCAAG ACAGAGATGTGCACTTTCCTGTTCTCTGACCTTATACTCTTTACCAAACATCAGAAGAAGACTGATACAGCCAAGGTAACAAGGCCGCCCTTAATGATTGATCAAGTTGTATGTCGCCAAATGAAAGACCCAG CGAGCTTTCTTCTTATTTACCTCAATGATTTTTGCTGCGCTGTTGCTGCCTATGTAATTCAAGCACAAGATTCAAAAATCTGCAAACAGTGGATTGAAGCTATTCACAATGCACAG AGGGAATTGATCAAGATGAAAGGGGAAGAATCTCGCCGGAAAGAGGCAGAGCAGCGTTTGGTTGTAAAGGAGCAGGAGGCTCAAGCAAGAGACTCTGAAGAAAGCATTTCTCTATATAGACAAGTCCACAAATCATCTGAGAG CACAAGTCAACAAGGAAGAAGCGACAGCCTCATCATCCCACAGCTCCTGGTTACAAATAATGATGAGGAACAACTGGCAGTGAAGAATGGAAACACTGTAATCCGCAACCAATCAGATGATGCAGATGAACCTGGGTCAGCAGAAACAGAACCGGGAGCTTTCCCTCGAATAGTAAATCACCGTATTCGCCGTCAAAAACCTTTGAAAAGACCTAATAGAAAGATGGCTCTTCTAAGTAGCAGTGAAGCTTCAACTGAGTTGCCAAGTACCACAGGTACCTCTCAGCAGGATATTCTCACAATTGCAAATTCTGACCATTCTAATCCTTCATTATTATGTCCTCAGTTGAATTCAAGGACTTTACATGCATTGTCTACCTCTAATCCTGACCTGCCATCATCTGGAACTTACCTTTCAATGCCTGATAGGATGCTGAGGACACAAAAGTGGTTGTCCAGCTCTGGTCTAGGCCATTCATCTTCAGACTTATTTTTAAGGACTCAGCAGCAAAACACCATTTCAGGTTCTCAAGAGGCAATGCTTTCAATTCCTGATTTTTCCCTCGGACAAAAATCTTTGTCTGCTTCAGAGCTGGAGAGCAAACTTAATTCTTACCCACGCACTAAGTCTTTAGCAGACACACTGCTTAGAGCTGAGGCCATGGAGAAAGACTGGGAAAGCCGGCATGGCTCAGAAAAGGACTTTTCATTCAGCATAGCTATGTCAGCCTCAGACAAAGGATGGAGTGAGGATGAATTTTTCTCAGATGGGGAAGAACTTGAATTTGTCAAAGGTCATGCCCATTCTGGCACAGCTTTCAAAGCACAATCCATGGATGTTGGGCTAGAAGATAACGAGGAAGATGAAGCACCATTTGATGCTGAAGAGTTGGCACACATAGAGAAACTGCATAGTCGTATAAG